The Triticum aestivum cultivar Chinese Spring chromosome 3A, IWGSC CS RefSeq v2.1, whole genome shotgun sequence genome includes a region encoding these proteins:
- the LOC123063007 gene encoding general transcription and DNA repair factor IIH subunit TFB1-1, with protein MGTMTIGAKYKTTLRDPGHGGVLRMSEDKLIFTPNDPRSLMKLNVDFRSIKGHKFNKVDGSKPTPPLLNLSKDSDKGGGYIFEFDNVGNRDLCRDFVARVLGKHQGTVPARTNVPPEKSAVSTGPEQLSSAEMERRMKLLREDSELQKLHKKFVLGNILQESEFWATRKNLLDDETNKASKQKPGFKSAMLADVRPSADGQTNKVTFSLTTEIIHQIFAEKPAVHRAFLDYVPKKLSEKDFWTKYCRAEYLLRTKNTLAAKAEAADDEELAMFLKNDDILAKEAKLKIKRVDPTLDMEADAGDDYIHLPDHGVLRDGSRETTDIDSELARRTLSQDLNRHAAVVLEGRSTDIESTDTKTVAEALARSKKEPPPSSAADDASHERLVKVARMTEIEDLQAPRSLPYAPLCIKDPREYFDSQQANALRPLGSNDGRKARSCSLSTDDAFRHLMDQISSVKMNCPVVQSDVALKVLSELNEGISRSRRLNLKNPQDSLLGRLPHRTREELMDHWTAIQELLRHFWSSYPITTTVLSNKVQRLKEAMTQIYQKLQDIKESAQPDVRHEISQLVKPMTQALDAAFYHDQQQKSSKAGTGSKPNGF; from the exons GCCACAAGTTTAACAAGGTAGATGGCAGCAAACCAACGCCGCCATTATTGAATCTTTCAAAAGATTCTGACAAG GGGGGAGGCTATATTTTTGAGTTTGACAATGTTGGTAACCGTGATTTGTGTCGCGACTTTGTAG CTAGGGTTTTAGGCAAACATCAAGGTACTGTGCCTGCTAGAACAAATGTACCTCCAGAAAAATCAGCTGTGTCAACTGGTCCAGAACAGCTCAGTTCTGCCGAAATGGAACGGCGGATGAAATTGCTACGAGAAGACAG TGAACTGCAGAAGTTACATAAGAAGTTTGTGCTTGGCAATATTCTGCAAGAGTCTGAATTTTGGGCAACAAGAAAG AATTTACTTGACGATGAAACAAACAAAGCATCAAAACAAAAGCCAGGTTTCAAAAGTGCCATGCTAGCTGATGTTAGGCCATCAGCTGATGGACAG ACAAACAAGGTTACTTTCAGTCTGACTACTGAGATTATCCATCAG ATTTTTGCAGAAAAGCCAGCCGTGCATCGGGCATTTTTGGATTATGTCCCGAAGAAG TTGTCAGAAAAGGATTTTTGGACAAAATACTGTAGAGCTGAGTATCTACTTAGGACAAAAAATACTTTAGCGGCAAAAGCTGAAGCCGCTGATGATGAGGAATTAGCCATGTTTTTGAAAAATGATGATATACTTGCCAAGGAGGCAAAGCTCAAG ATAAAACGAGTTGATCCAACATTAGACATGGAGGCAGATGCAGGGGATGACTACATCCATCTTCCG GATCATGGGGTTCTCCGTGATGGCAGCAGAGAGACAACTGATATTGATAGCGAGTTGGCTAGGAGAACACTTTCTCAGGATCTGAATCGGCATGCTGCTGTTGTTCTTGAAGGGAGATCAACAG ATATTGAATCAACTGATACGAAGACTGTGGCTGAAGCACTTGCAAGGTCCAAGAAGG AACCACCTCCTAGCTCTGCTGCTGATGATGCTAGTCATGAGAGATTGGTAAAGGTGGCCCGCATGACTGAGATAGAGGATCTGCAAGCTCCACGAAGTCTCCCATATGCACCACTTTGTATAAAG GATCCTCGAGAATATTTTGATTCTCAGCAAGCAAATGCTCTGAGACCTTTAGGTAGCAACGATGGAAGAAAGGCCCGCAGCTGCAGCCTGAGCACCGATGATGCATTCCGTCATTTAATGGATCAAATATCTTCTGTGAAAATGAACTGTCCTGTTGTTCAGTCAGATGTTGCTCTAAAG GTTCTTAGCGAATTGAATGAAGGAATTTCACGTTCACGGAGGCTTAATCTTAAGAATCCCCAAGACAGTCTCCTTGGTCGTCTTCCTCACCGAACACGAGAGGAACTTATGGAT CATTGGACGGCTATCCAGGAGTTGCTGCGCCATTTTTGGTCATCATACCCAATAACAACCACAGTCCTTAGTAATAAG GTTCAACGGCTGAAGGAAGCAATGACACAGATATATCAGAAGTTACAG GATATAAAGGAATCAGCACAGCCTGATGTACGACATGAAATATCTCAACTCGTAAAGCCCATGACACAG GCGCTGGATGCTGCATTCTACCATGACCAGCAGCAGAAATCTTCAAAGGCCGGTACCGGGAGCAAGCCCAATGGGTTTTGA